A section of the Rattus norvegicus strain BN/NHsdMcwi chromosome 15, GRCr8, whole genome shotgun sequence genome encodes:
- the Gmpr2 gene encoding GMP reductase 2 isoform X1, giving the protein MPHIDNDVKLDFKDVLLRPKRSTLKSRSEVDLTRSFSFRNSKQMYSGIPIIAANMDTVGTFEMAKVLCKFSLFTAIHKHYSIHQWQEFANQNPDCLEYLAASSGTGSADFEQLEQILEAIPQVKYICLDVANGYSEHFVESVKDVRKRFPQHTIMAGNVVTGEMVEELILSGADIIKVGIGPGSVCTTRKKTGVGYPQLSAVMECADAAHGLKGHIISDGGCSCPGDVAKAFGAGADFVMLGGMLAGHSESGGELIERNGKKYKLFYGMSSEMAMKKYSGGVAEYRASEGKIVEVPFKGDVEHTIRDILGGIRSTCTYVGAAKLKELSRRTTFIRVTQQVNPIFSDCQ; this is encoded by the exons ATGCCTCATATTGACAATGATGTGAAACTAGACTTCAAGGATGTCCTGTTGAGGCCCAAACGCAGCACTCTAAAGTCTCGAAGTGAG GTAGATCTCACAAGATCATTTTCATTCCGGAACTCAAAGCAGATGTACAGTGGCATCCCCATCATTGCTGCCAATATGGATACCGTGGGTACTTTTGAAATGGCTAAGGTTCTCTGTAAG ttttcCCTGTTCACTGCCATCCATAAGCACTACAGCATCCATCAGTGGCAAGAGTTTGCTAACCAGAATCCTGACTGTCTTGAG TATCTAGCTGCCAGCTCAGGCACAGGCTCTGCTGACTTTGAGCAGCTGGAACAGATCCTAGAAGCTATTCCCCAAGTCAAATATATATGCCTGGATGTGGCTAATGGCTACTCAGAACATTTTGTTGAATCCGTAAAGGATGTACGGAAGCGATTCCCCCAACACACCATCATG GCAGGCAATGTGGTAACAGGAGAGATGGTAGAAGAGCTAATCCTCTCTGGGGCTGACATCATCAAAGTGGGAATTGGTCCTG GCTCTGTCTGTACAACTCGGAAGAAAACTGGAGTTGGGTATCCACAGCTCAGTGCAGTGATGGAGTGTGCAGATGCTGCTCATGGCCTCAAAGGCCACATCATTTCA GACGGAGGCTGCAGCTGCCCTGGAGATGTGGCAAAGGCCTTTG GCGCAGGGGCTGACTTTGTGATGCTGGGTGGCATGCTGGCCGGGCACAGTGAATCAGGTGGTGAACTCATTGAGAGAAATGGCAAGAAATACAAGCTCTTCTATGGAATGAGTTCTGAAATGGCTATGAAGAAGTATTCAGGAGGCGTGGCTGAGTACAG GGCCTCAGAGGGAAAGATAGTAGAAGTTCCCTTTAAAGGTGATGTGGAACATACTATTCGTGACATCCTAGGAGGCATCCGGtctacatgcacatatgtagggGCTGCTAAACTGAAGGAATTAAGTCGGAGAACTACCTTTATCCGAGTCACCCAGCAAGTGAATCCAATCTTCAGCGACTGCCAATAG
- the Tssk4 gene encoding testis-specific serine/threonine-protein kinase 4 isoform 1 (isoform 1 is encoded by transcript variant 1) — translation MGKGDTSETASATPAYRSVMEEYGYEVGKVIGHGSYGTVYEAYYTKQKVMVAVKIISKKKASEDYLNKFLPREIQVMKVLRHKYLINFYQAIETTSRVYIILELAQGGDVLEWIQRYGACSETLAGKWFSQMALGIAYLHSKGIVHRLTPSLSAAGRDLKLENLLLDKRENVKISDFGFAKMVPSSQPVRSSPSYRQMNCLSHLSQTYCGSFAYACPEILLGLPYNPFLSDTWSMGVILYTLVVARLPFDDTNLKKLLRETQKEVTFPANLTISQECKGSSIKPGPQPPSPE, via the exons ATGGGGAAGGGAGACACCTCGGAAACAGCATCAGCCACTCCAGCCTATCGCTCTGTCATGGAGGAGTATGGCTATGAGGTGGGCAAGGTCATTGGCCATGGCTCCTATGGAACTGTCTATGAGGCTTACTACACCAAGCAGAAGGTCATGGTGGCTGTCAAGATCATCTCAAAGAAGAAGGCCTCTGAAGACTACCTTAACAAGTTCCTACCACGTGAGATACAG GTAATGAAAGTCTTACGGCACAAGTACCTCATCAACTTCTATCAGGCCATTGAGACCACGTCCCGAGTGTACATCATTTTGGAGCTGGCTCAGGGCGGTGATGTCTTGGAATGGATCCAACGCTATGGGGCCTGCTCTGAGACCCTTGCTGGCAAGTGGTTCTCCCAGATGGCCTTGGGCATCGCTTACCTGCACAGCAAGGGCATCGTGCACCG CCTGACCcccagcctttctgctgctggTAGGGACTTAAAGTTGGAGAACCTGTTGCTGGACAAGCGGGAGAATGTGAAGATATCGGATTTTGGCTTCGCCAAGATGGTGCCTTCTAGCCAGCCTGTGCGTAGTAGCCCTTCTTACCGCCAAATGAACTGCCTTTCCCACCTCAGCCAGACCTACTGTGGCAGCTTTGCTTACGCCTGCCCGGAGATCTTGCTAGGCTTGCCTTACAACCCTTTCCTGTCTGACACCTGGAGCATGGGCGTCATCCTCTACACCCTAGTGGTCGCACGGCTGCCTTTTGATGACACCAATCTCAAGAAGCTGCTGAGAGAAACCCAGAAGGAGGTCACTTTCCCAGCTAATCTCACCATCTCCCAGGAGTGCAAG GGCTCCAGCATAAAACCAGGGCCCCAGCCCCCTTCACCAGAGTAG
- the Tssk4 gene encoding testis-specific serine/threonine-protein kinase 4 isoform X1 encodes MGKGDTSETASATPAYRSVMEEYGYEVGKVIGHGSYGTVYEAYYTKQKVMVAVKIISKKKASEDYLNKFLPREIQVMKVLRHKYLINFYQAIETTSRVYIILELAQGGDVLEWIQRYGACSETLAGKWFSQMALGIAYLHSKGIVHRDLKLENLLLDKRENVKISDFGFAKMVPSSQPVRSSPSYRQMNCLSHLSQTYCGSFAYACPEILLGLPYNPFLSDTWSMGVILYTLVVARLPFDDTNLKKLLRETQKEVTFPANLTISQECKNLILQLLRPATKRATILDVLRDPWMLKFQSEQPSNEIRLLEAMYQPASTTANRHQSLEITT; translated from the exons ATGGGGAAGGGAGACACCTCGGAAACAGCATCAGCCACTCCAGCCTATCGCTCTGTCATGGAGGAGTATGGCTATGAGGTGGGCAAGGTCATTGGCCATGGCTCCTATGGAACTGTCTATGAGGCTTACTACACCAAGCAGAAGGTCATGGTGGCTGTCAAGATCATCTCAAAGAAGAAGGCCTCTGAAGACTACCTTAACAAGTTCCTACCACGTGAGATACAG GTAATGAAAGTCTTACGGCACAAGTACCTCATCAACTTCTATCAGGCCATTGAGACCACGTCCCGAGTGTACATCATTTTGGAGCTGGCTCAGGGCGGTGATGTCTTGGAATGGATCCAACGCTATGGGGCCTGCTCTGAGACCCTTGCTGGCAAGTGGTTCTCCCAGATGGCCTTGGGCATCGCTTACCTGCACAGCAAGGGCATCGTGCACCG GGACTTAAAGTTGGAGAACCTGTTGCTGGACAAGCGGGAGAATGTGAAGATATCGGATTTTGGCTTCGCCAAGATGGTGCCTTCTAGCCAGCCTGTGCGTAGTAGCCCTTCTTACCGCCAAATGAACTGCCTTTCCCACCTCAGCCAGACCTACTGTGGCAGCTTTGCTTACGCCTGCCCGGAGATCTTGCTAGGCTTGCCTTACAACCCTTTCCTGTCTGACACCTGGAGCATGGGCGTCATCCTCTACACCCTAGTGGTCGCACGGCTGCCTTTTGATGACACCAATCTCAAGAAGCTGCTGAGAGAAACCCAGAAGGAGGTCACTTTCCCAGCTAATCTCACCATCTCCCAGGAGTGCAAG AACCTGATCCTCCAGTTGCTACGCCCAGCTACCAAGCGTGCCACCATCCTAGATGTCCTCAGGGACCCCTGGATGCTCAAGTTCCAGTCTGAGCAACCCTCGAACGAAATCAGGCTGCTGGAGGCCATGTATCAACCCGCCAGCACCACCGCTAATCGCCACCAATCCTTGGAAATCACAACTTGa
- the Nedd8 gene encoding NEDD8 — protein MLIKVKTLTGKEIEIDIEPTDKVERIKERVEEKEGIPPQQQRLIYSGKQMNDEKTAADYKILGGSVLHLVLALRGGGGLGQ, from the exons ATGCTAATTAAAGTGAAG ACGCTGACTGGAAAGGAGATTGAGATTGACATCGAACCCACAGACAAG GTGGAACGAATCAAGGAGCgtgtggaagaaaaagaaggaattcCCCCACAACAGCAGCGGCTCATCTACAGTGGCAAACAAAT GAATGATGAGAAGACAGCAGCTGATTACAAGATTCTAGGTGGTTCCGTCCTCCACCTGGTGTTGGCTCTTAGAGGAGGTGGTGGTCTTGGGCAATGA
- the Tssk4 gene encoding testis-specific serine/threonine-protein kinase 4 isoform X2 produces the protein MGKGDTSETASATPAYRSVMEEYGYEVGKVIGHGSYGTVYEAYYTKQKVMVAVKIISKKKASEDYLNKFLPREIQVMKVLRHKYLINFYQAIETTSRVYIILELAQGGDVLEWIQRYGACSETLAGKWFSQMALGIAYLHSKGIVHRDLKLENLLLDKRENVKISDFGFAKMVPSSQPVRSSPSYRQMNCLSHLSQTYCGSFAYACPEILLGLPYNPFLSDTWSMGVILYTLVVARLPFDDTNLKKLLRETQKEVTFPANLTISQECKGSSIKPGPQPPSPE, from the exons ATGGGGAAGGGAGACACCTCGGAAACAGCATCAGCCACTCCAGCCTATCGCTCTGTCATGGAGGAGTATGGCTATGAGGTGGGCAAGGTCATTGGCCATGGCTCCTATGGAACTGTCTATGAGGCTTACTACACCAAGCAGAAGGTCATGGTGGCTGTCAAGATCATCTCAAAGAAGAAGGCCTCTGAAGACTACCTTAACAAGTTCCTACCACGTGAGATACAG GTAATGAAAGTCTTACGGCACAAGTACCTCATCAACTTCTATCAGGCCATTGAGACCACGTCCCGAGTGTACATCATTTTGGAGCTGGCTCAGGGCGGTGATGTCTTGGAATGGATCCAACGCTATGGGGCCTGCTCTGAGACCCTTGCTGGCAAGTGGTTCTCCCAGATGGCCTTGGGCATCGCTTACCTGCACAGCAAGGGCATCGTGCACCG GGACTTAAAGTTGGAGAACCTGTTGCTGGACAAGCGGGAGAATGTGAAGATATCGGATTTTGGCTTCGCCAAGATGGTGCCTTCTAGCCAGCCTGTGCGTAGTAGCCCTTCTTACCGCCAAATGAACTGCCTTTCCCACCTCAGCCAGACCTACTGTGGCAGCTTTGCTTACGCCTGCCCGGAGATCTTGCTAGGCTTGCCTTACAACCCTTTCCTGTCTGACACCTGGAGCATGGGCGTCATCCTCTACACCCTAGTGGTCGCACGGCTGCCTTTTGATGACACCAATCTCAAGAAGCTGCTGAGAGAAACCCAGAAGGAGGTCACTTTCCCAGCTAATCTCACCATCTCCCAGGAGTGCAAG GGCTCCAGCATAAAACCAGGGCCCCAGCCCCCTTCACCAGAGTAG
- the Mdp1 gene encoding magnesium-dependent phosphatase 1 isoform 1 (isoform 1 is encoded by transcript variant 1): MTRLPKLAVFDLDYTLWPFWVDTHVDPPFHKSSDGTVRDRRGQDIRLYPEVPEILGRLQSLGVPVAAASRTSEIEGANQLLELFDLGKYFIQREIYPGSKVTHFERLRNKTGVPFSQMIFFDDENRNIIDVGKLGTESLLRGRYLHSHTGWNESSNVNSRIRDICKSPSWTLRSGPVDKPHYSVKLKRNQGSLVRSTCNVLKCPRVTIRVLSQYGLFPFFFSFLLFFFKDLFIYYI; encoded by the exons ATGACGCGACTGCCAAAGCTTGCGGTTTTTGATCTGG ATTACACGCTCTGGCCTTTCTGGGTTGATACACACGTAGACCCCCCATTCCACAAGAGCAG CGATGGAACTGTACGAGATAGGCGGGGACAGGACATCCGATTGTACCCGGAGGTGCCGGAGATCTTGGGAAGATTGCAGAGCCTTGGAGTGCCAGTCGCCGCTGCTTCACG gacaaGTGAGATAGAAGGGGCCAACCAACTCCTGGAGCTCTTTGACCTTGGCAAATACTTTATTCAGCGGGAAATCTACCCAGGCAGCAAAGTGACACACTTTGAGAG GTTGCGCAACAAGACTGGAGTTCCTTTTTCTCAGATGATCTTCTTTGATGATGAGAATCGGAATATCATAGATGTTGGCAAACTTGGTACTGAGTCACTACTGAGGGG GCGTTACCTGCATTCACATACAGGATGGAATGAGTCTTCAAATGTTAACTCAAGGATTAGAGACATTTGCAAAAGCCCAAGCTGGACTCTGAGGTCCGGCCCTGTAGATAAGCCTCATTACAGtgtaaaactgaaaagaaatcaaggaagcctTGTCAGGAGCACTTGTAATGTATTAAAGTGTCCACGTGTGACCATCAGGGTTTTATCACAGtatgggttgtttccatttttcttttctttccttctttttttttttaaagatttatttatttattacatatga
- the Mdp1 gene encoding magnesium-dependent phosphatase 1 isoform 2 (isoform 2 is encoded by transcript variant 2), translated as MTRLPKLAVFDLDYTLWPFWVDTHVDPPFHKSSDGTVRDRRGQDIRLYPEVPEILGRLQSLGVPVAAASRTSEIEGANQLLELFDLGKYFIQREIYPGSKVTHFERLRNKTGVPFSQMIFFDDENRNIIDVGKLGVTCIHIQDGMSLQMLTQGLETFAKAQAGL; from the exons ATGACGCGACTGCCAAAGCTTGCGGTTTTTGATCTGG ATTACACGCTCTGGCCTTTCTGGGTTGATACACACGTAGACCCCCCATTCCACAAGAGCAG CGATGGAACTGTACGAGATAGGCGGGGACAGGACATCCGATTGTACCCGGAGGTGCCGGAGATCTTGGGAAGATTGCAGAGCCTTGGAGTGCCAGTCGCCGCTGCTTCACG gacaaGTGAGATAGAAGGGGCCAACCAACTCCTGGAGCTCTTTGACCTTGGCAAATACTTTATTCAGCGGGAAATCTACCCAGGCAGCAAAGTGACACACTTTGAGAG GTTGCGCAACAAGACTGGAGTTCCTTTTTCTCAGATGATCTTCTTTGATGATGAGAATCGGAATATCATAGATGTTGGCAAACTTG GCGTTACCTGCATTCACATACAGGATGGAATGAGTCTTCAAATGTTAACTCAAGGATTAGAGACATTTGCAAAAGCCCAAGCTGGACTCTGA
- the Gmpr2 gene encoding GMP reductase 2 isoform X3 — protein sequence MYSGIPIIAANMDTVGTFEMAKVLCKFSLFTAIHKHYSIHQWQEFANQNPDCLEYLAASSGTGSADFEQLEQILEAIPQVKYICLDVANGYSEHFVESVKDVRKRFPQHTIMAGNVVTGEMVEELILSGADIIKVGIGPGSVCTTRKKTGVGYPQLSAVMECADAAHGLKGHIISDGGCSCPGDVAKAFGAGADFVMLGGMLAGHSESGGELIERNGKKYKLFYGMSSEMAMKKYSGGVAEYRASEGKIVEVPFKGDVEHTIRDILGGIRSTCTYVGAAKLKELSRRTTFIRVTQQVNPIFSDCQ from the exons ATGTACAGTGGCATCCCCATCATTGCTGCCAATATGGATACCGTGGGTACTTTTGAAATGGCTAAGGTTCTCTGTAAG ttttcCCTGTTCACTGCCATCCATAAGCACTACAGCATCCATCAGTGGCAAGAGTTTGCTAACCAGAATCCTGACTGTCTTGAG TATCTAGCTGCCAGCTCAGGCACAGGCTCTGCTGACTTTGAGCAGCTGGAACAGATCCTAGAAGCTATTCCCCAAGTCAAATATATATGCCTGGATGTGGCTAATGGCTACTCAGAACATTTTGTTGAATCCGTAAAGGATGTACGGAAGCGATTCCCCCAACACACCATCATG GCAGGCAATGTGGTAACAGGAGAGATGGTAGAAGAGCTAATCCTCTCTGGGGCTGACATCATCAAAGTGGGAATTGGTCCTG GCTCTGTCTGTACAACTCGGAAGAAAACTGGAGTTGGGTATCCACAGCTCAGTGCAGTGATGGAGTGTGCAGATGCTGCTCATGGCCTCAAAGGCCACATCATTTCA GACGGAGGCTGCAGCTGCCCTGGAGATGTGGCAAAGGCCTTTG GCGCAGGGGCTGACTTTGTGATGCTGGGTGGCATGCTGGCCGGGCACAGTGAATCAGGTGGTGAACTCATTGAGAGAAATGGCAAGAAATACAAGCTCTTCTATGGAATGAGTTCTGAAATGGCTATGAAGAAGTATTCAGGAGGCGTGGCTGAGTACAG GGCCTCAGAGGGAAAGATAGTAGAAGTTCCCTTTAAAGGTGATGTGGAACATACTATTCGTGACATCCTAGGAGGCATCCGGtctacatgcacatatgtagggGCTGCTAAACTGAAGGAATTAAGTCGGAGAACTACCTTTATCCGAGTCACCCAGCAAGTGAATCCAATCTTCAGCGACTGCCAATAG
- the Gmpr2 gene encoding GMP reductase 2 isoform 3 (isoform 3 is encoded by transcript variant 3), with protein MHVAEKFSLFTAIHKHYSIHQWQEFANQNPDCLEYLAASSGTGSADFEQLEQILEAIPQVKYICLDVANGYSEHFVESVKDVRKRFPQHTIMAGNVVTGEMVEELILSGADIIKVGIGPGSVCTTRKKTGVGYPQLSAVMECADAAHGLKGHIISDGGCSCPGDVAKAFGAGADFVMLGGMLAGHSESGGELIERNGKKYKLFYGMSSEMAMKKYSGGVAEYRASEGKIVEVPFKGDVEHTIRDILGGIRSTCTYVGAAKLKELSRRTTFIRVTQQVNPIFSDCQ; from the exons ATGCATGTAGCTGAGAAG ttttcCCTGTTCACTGCCATCCATAAGCACTACAGCATCCATCAGTGGCAAGAGTTTGCTAACCAGAATCCTGACTGTCTTGAG TATCTAGCTGCCAGCTCAGGCACAGGCTCTGCTGACTTTGAGCAGCTGGAACAGATCCTAGAAGCTATTCCCCAAGTCAAATATATATGCCTGGATGTGGCTAATGGCTACTCAGAACATTTTGTTGAATCCGTAAAGGATGTACGGAAGCGATTCCCCCAACACACCATCATG GCAGGCAATGTGGTAACAGGAGAGATGGTAGAAGAGCTAATCCTCTCTGGGGCTGACATCATCAAAGTGGGAATTGGTCCTG GCTCTGTCTGTACAACTCGGAAGAAAACTGGAGTTGGGTATCCACAGCTCAGTGCAGTGATGGAGTGTGCAGATGCTGCTCATGGCCTCAAAGGCCACATCATTTCA GACGGAGGCTGCAGCTGCCCTGGAGATGTGGCAAAGGCCTTTG GCGCAGGGGCTGACTTTGTGATGCTGGGTGGCATGCTGGCCGGGCACAGTGAATCAGGTGGTGAACTCATTGAGAGAAATGGCAAGAAATACAAGCTCTTCTATGGAATGAGTTCTGAAATGGCTATGAAGAAGTATTCAGGAGGCGTGGCTGAGTACAG GGCCTCAGAGGGAAAGATAGTAGAAGTTCCCTTTAAAGGTGATGTGGAACATACTATTCGTGACATCCTAGGAGGCATCCGGtctacatgcacatatgtagggGCTGCTAAACTGAAGGAATTAAGTCGGAGAACTACCTTTATCCGAGTCACCCAGCAAGTGAATCCAATCTTCAGCGACTGCCAATAG
- the Gmpr2 gene encoding GMP reductase 2 isoform 1 (isoform 1 is encoded by transcript variant 1): MPHIDNDVKLDFKDVLLRPKRSTLKSRSEVDLTRSFSFRNSKQMYSGIPIIAANMDTVGTFEMAKVLCKFSLFTAIHKHYSIHQWQEFANQNPDCLEYLAASSGTGSADFEQLEQILEAIPQVKYICLDVANGYSEHFVESVKDVRKRFPQHTIMAGNVVTGEMVEELILSGADIIKVGIGPGSVCTTRKKTGVGYPQLSAVMECADAAHGLKGHIISDGGCSCPGDVAKAFGAGADFVMLGGMLAGHSESGGELIERNGKKYKLFYGMSSEMAMKKYSGGVAEYR, encoded by the exons ATGCCTCATATTGACAATGATGTGAAACTAGACTTCAAGGATGTCCTGTTGAGGCCCAAACGCAGCACTCTAAAGTCTCGAAGTGAG GTAGATCTCACAAGATCATTTTCATTCCGGAACTCAAAGCAGATGTACAGTGGCATCCCCATCATTGCTGCCAATATGGATACCGTGGGTACTTTTGAAATGGCTAAGGTTCTCTGTAAG ttttcCCTGTTCACTGCCATCCATAAGCACTACAGCATCCATCAGTGGCAAGAGTTTGCTAACCAGAATCCTGACTGTCTTGAG TATCTAGCTGCCAGCTCAGGCACAGGCTCTGCTGACTTTGAGCAGCTGGAACAGATCCTAGAAGCTATTCCCCAAGTCAAATATATATGCCTGGATGTGGCTAATGGCTACTCAGAACATTTTGTTGAATCCGTAAAGGATGTACGGAAGCGATTCCCCCAACACACCATCATG GCAGGCAATGTGGTAACAGGAGAGATGGTAGAAGAGCTAATCCTCTCTGGGGCTGACATCATCAAAGTGGGAATTGGTCCTG GCTCTGTCTGTACAACTCGGAAGAAAACTGGAGTTGGGTATCCACAGCTCAGTGCAGTGATGGAGTGTGCAGATGCTGCTCATGGCCTCAAAGGCCACATCATTTCA GACGGAGGCTGCAGCTGCCCTGGAGATGTGGCAAAGGCCTTTG GCGCAGGGGCTGACTTTGTGATGCTGGGTGGCATGCTGGCCGGGCACAGTGAATCAGGTGGTGAACTCATTGAGAGAAATGGCAAGAAATACAAGCTCTTCTATGGAATGAGTTCTGAAATGGCTATGAAGAAGTATTCAGGAGGCGTGGCTGAGTACAG ATAA
- the Tssk4 gene encoding testis-specific serine/threonine-protein kinase 4 isoform 2 (isoform 2 is encoded by transcript variant 3), translating into MGKGDTSETASATPAYRSVMEEYGYEVGKVIGHGSYGTVYEAYYTKQKVMVAVKIISKKKASEDYLNKFLPREIQVMKVLRHKYLINFYQAIETTSRVYIILELAQGGDVLEWIQRYGACSETLAGKWFSQMALGIAYLHSKGIVHRLTPSLSAAGRDLKLENLLLDKRENVKISDFGFAKMVPSSQPVRSSPSYRQMNCLSHLSQTYCGSFAYACPEILLGLPYNPFLSDTWSMGVILYTLVVARLPFDDTNLKKLLRETQKEVTFPANLTISQECKNLILQLLRPATKRATILDVLRDPWMLKFQSEQPSNEIRLLEAMYQPASTTANRHQSLEITT; encoded by the exons ATGGGGAAGGGAGACACCTCGGAAACAGCATCAGCCACTCCAGCCTATCGCTCTGTCATGGAGGAGTATGGCTATGAGGTGGGCAAGGTCATTGGCCATGGCTCCTATGGAACTGTCTATGAGGCTTACTACACCAAGCAGAAGGTCATGGTGGCTGTCAAGATCATCTCAAAGAAGAAGGCCTCTGAAGACTACCTTAACAAGTTCCTACCACGTGAGATACAG GTAATGAAAGTCTTACGGCACAAGTACCTCATCAACTTCTATCAGGCCATTGAGACCACGTCCCGAGTGTACATCATTTTGGAGCTGGCTCAGGGCGGTGATGTCTTGGAATGGATCCAACGCTATGGGGCCTGCTCTGAGACCCTTGCTGGCAAGTGGTTCTCCCAGATGGCCTTGGGCATCGCTTACCTGCACAGCAAGGGCATCGTGCACCG CCTGACCcccagcctttctgctgctggTAGGGACTTAAAGTTGGAGAACCTGTTGCTGGACAAGCGGGAGAATGTGAAGATATCGGATTTTGGCTTCGCCAAGATGGTGCCTTCTAGCCAGCCTGTGCGTAGTAGCCCTTCTTACCGCCAAATGAACTGCCTTTCCCACCTCAGCCAGACCTACTGTGGCAGCTTTGCTTACGCCTGCCCGGAGATCTTGCTAGGCTTGCCTTACAACCCTTTCCTGTCTGACACCTGGAGCATGGGCGTCATCCTCTACACCCTAGTGGTCGCACGGCTGCCTTTTGATGACACCAATCTCAAGAAGCTGCTGAGAGAAACCCAGAAGGAGGTCACTTTCCCAGCTAATCTCACCATCTCCCAGGAGTGCAAG AACCTGATCCTCCAGTTGCTACGCCCAGCTACCAAGCGTGCCACCATCCTAGATGTCCTCAGGGACCCCTGGATGCTCAAGTTCCAGTCTGAGCAACCCTCGAACGAAATCAGGCTGCTGGAGGCCATGTATCAACCCGCCAGCACCACCGCTAATCGCCACCAATCCTTGGAAATCACAACTTGa
- the Gmpr2 gene encoding GMP reductase 2 isoform X2 encodes MPHIDNDVKLDFKDVLLRPKRSTLKSRSEVDLTRSFSFRNSKQMYSGIPIIAANMDTVGTFEMAKVLCKFSLFTAIHKHYSIHQWQEFANQNPDCLEYLAASSGTGSADFEQLEQILEAIPQVKYICLDVANGYSEHFVESVKDVRKRFPQHTIMAGNVVTGEMVEELILSGADIIKVGIGPGSVCTTRKKTGVGYPQLSAVMECADAAHGLKGHIISDGGCSCPGDVAKAFGAGADFVMLGGMLAGHSESGGELIERNGKKYKLFYGMSSEMAMKKYSGGVAEYSCTYKMLRALWERQGRRLEINK; translated from the exons ATGCCTCATATTGACAATGATGTGAAACTAGACTTCAAGGATGTCCTGTTGAGGCCCAAACGCAGCACTCTAAAGTCTCGAAGTGAG GTAGATCTCACAAGATCATTTTCATTCCGGAACTCAAAGCAGATGTACAGTGGCATCCCCATCATTGCTGCCAATATGGATACCGTGGGTACTTTTGAAATGGCTAAGGTTCTCTGTAAG ttttcCCTGTTCACTGCCATCCATAAGCACTACAGCATCCATCAGTGGCAAGAGTTTGCTAACCAGAATCCTGACTGTCTTGAG TATCTAGCTGCCAGCTCAGGCACAGGCTCTGCTGACTTTGAGCAGCTGGAACAGATCCTAGAAGCTATTCCCCAAGTCAAATATATATGCCTGGATGTGGCTAATGGCTACTCAGAACATTTTGTTGAATCCGTAAAGGATGTACGGAAGCGATTCCCCCAACACACCATCATG GCAGGCAATGTGGTAACAGGAGAGATGGTAGAAGAGCTAATCCTCTCTGGGGCTGACATCATCAAAGTGGGAATTGGTCCTG GCTCTGTCTGTACAACTCGGAAGAAAACTGGAGTTGGGTATCCACAGCTCAGTGCAGTGATGGAGTGTGCAGATGCTGCTCATGGCCTCAAAGGCCACATCATTTCA GACGGAGGCTGCAGCTGCCCTGGAGATGTGGCAAAGGCCTTTG GCGCAGGGGCTGACTTTGTGATGCTGGGTGGCATGCTGGCCGGGCACAGTGAATCAGGTGGTGAACTCATTGAGAGAAATGGCAAGAAATACAAGCTCTTCTATGGAATGAGTTCTGAAATGGCTATGAAGAAGTATTCAGGAGGCGTGGCTGAGTACAG CTGCACATATAAAATGCTACGGGCACTATGGGAGAGGCAAGGAAGAAGACTTGAAATCAACAAATGA